The stretch of DNA TGTCCAAGGTTTTGCGTACATAGGCTATCACATGGAGTTTCTTGTCTTGTCTTTGACCCATGACCGCCTCCAATGCAAactcacttgcatcacacatcaaCTCGAATGAGAGGTCCCAATTGGGTGGTAATACTATTGGAGCCGATATCAAAGCTTCCTTGAGCCTACAAAAGCTTTCAACACAAGATTCATCAAATATGAAGGGAGTGTCCTTAGTAAGAAGTGAGGTGAGGGGTTTAGcgatttttgcaaaatctttgataaaccttcggtaaaaccccgcatgacctaagaaactccttacacGCTTAACATTTGTTGGTCGGAAAAGTTTCTCAATCACCTCTACCTTTTCTTTGTCCACTTGGATCCCTTCCTTCGAAATAACATGTCCTAGAACCACTCCCTTTTGCACCATGAAATGGCATTTTTCctaattcaatttcaaattgtatTGGATGCACGTTTGGAGCACGAGGAAGAGATTATTTAAGCAATAATCAAATAAGGTGCCATggacactaaaatcgtccatgaaCACCTCCATAGACTTCTCAATATACTCCGAAAAGATAGACATCATGGCCCGTTGAAATGTCCCGGGAGCATTGCAAAGTCCAAACGGTACTCTCCGATATGCAAAGACGCTGGAAGGACAAGTAAAGGTAGTCTTTGCTTGATCATTTGGGTGtatgggtatttgaaagaacccggagTACCCGTCAAGGAAGCAAAAATACTCATGGTTTATAAGTCTCtcgagcatttggtcaatgaatggtaagggaaaGTGATCTTTGATTGAGGCGGAATTGAGCATTCGATaatgcacatcctccatcccGTGACCGGTCGGGTGGAGATGAGTTCACTTTCCTCATTCTCAACAACGGTCATACCGCCCTTTTTGGGGACGATTTTAACCAGGCTCACCCAATCGCTCCCCAAGATGGAGTATATAATTCTGGCCTCAAGCAACTTATCAACTTCCTTCCTTACCACCTCCTTCAATTTCTCATTAAACCTTCTCATGGGTTGAGCGGAAGGAGTCAATCCATCCTCAAGTGTGATGCGGTGCATGCATACTCGAGGATCGATTCCCGTGATATCATCAAGGCTAGATCCAATGGGTTTCTTGTTTTCTTTAAGCACATTTAAAAGTTTTTTCTTTCGAGATGCCATTAGGTTTACATTGATGATAACGGGGAAGGAGTTTTCCTTATCAAGATAGGCATACTCAAGGGAGAGGGTAAAGGTTTAAGATCTACCTTTGGAGGGTTCTTACCCTCAACTTCATCAATGATTGGTGGTAAAGCTTCATAATCTTCCTCCAAATGCTCCCCCGAACATTTATTCTTTGCATCTTCAATTGCCTCTTCTAACATGTCTATGGAATAGACACTCTCAAACATTGGTTGTGACATTGCTCCAGTCAAAGAAAATTCAACCACATTTCCTCCCACCTTGAAAGTGATCTTCCCTTACTTGACACTTATGTTGACATCCCCGGTTTCCAAGAAGGGTCTTCCCAGGATAATAGGAGTTTGTTGGTCTTCCGGAATGTCTAGAACAACAAAGTTCGCCGAAAAATAGAAATTTCCCACTTTAACCGGAACATCTTCAATGACACCCATTGGTCTTTGTACCGATCTATCAGCTAGTTGCAAAGTCATAGAAGTAGGTATCATATCATGAAAACCAACTTTCCTTGCAATAGAGAGCGGAAGTATGCTAACACTAGCACCAAGATCACAAAGTGCCTTCTTGATACTCACATTACCCACcatgcatggaatagaaaaactacccggatcttgtAGTTTTTCTGGCATAGGATTGAGTAAGACCGCGCTACATTGCCCCTTAAGAGCCACTAGACCATCTCCTCTAATACTCCTCTTCTTTGTCAACACATCCTTCAAGAATTTGATGTATAGTGGTATTTGTGTCACTACCTCGGTGAAAGGTAATGAAACTTCAAGTTTCTTCAACATATCCAAGAATTTGGAGAACTTCTTCTCCTCATTCATTACTCTACTTCTATTAGAAAATGGTATTGAAGGGTTGTTGGCCTTTTCGGAAGTTGAGGCTTGCTTGGTGTTAACCACTTCATTTGATTCTTTCCTTTCCCTTGGTCTCTTTCAACCACTCTTTCTTGGTCTCTTTCAACCACTATTTCCTCCAAAACAAAGTTTTCATCATCTTTAAGATAGTCACTCGCCTT from Silene latifolia isolate original U9 population chromosome 10, ASM4854445v1, whole genome shotgun sequence encodes:
- the LOC141607549 gene encoding uncharacterized protein LOC141607549, translated to MNEEKKFSKFLDMLKKLEVSLPFTEVVTQIPLYIKFLKDVLTKKRSIRGDGLVALKGQCSAVLLNPMPEKLQDPGSFSIPCMVGNVSIKKALCDLGASVSILPLSIARKVGFHDMIPTSMTLQLADRSVQRPMGVIEDVPVKVGNFYFSANFVVLDIPEDQQTPIILGRPFLETGDVNISVK